Proteins from a single region of Antechinus flavipes isolate AdamAnt ecotype Samford, QLD, Australia chromosome 2, AdamAnt_v2, whole genome shotgun sequence:
- the DTWD1 gene encoding tRNA-uridine aminocarboxypropyltransferase 1, translating to MSLNPPLSFKEDKDSKSELQNISLTKEDPLQNLCLASQEVLQKAQQSGRAKCLKCGGSRMFYCYTCYIPVETVPVEQIPFVKLPLKIDIIKHPHETDGKSTAAHAKLLAPEDVNLYTYPCIPEYEERKHEIVLVFPGPNSVSIEDISLHLHKHSPNNVLCSSENDRPEKLPNKRQKMEVEENGDTKDSSKRDNTLLKKVVFIDSTWNQTHKIIADERLQGLLQVELKTRKTCFWRHQKGKPDTFLSTIEAIYYFLVDYHTAILKEKYKGQYDNLMFFYSFMYQLIKNAKSSAGKQQENSTINL from the exons ATGTCTCTAAACCCACCTCTGTCTTTCAAAGAAGACAAAGATAGTAAATCAGAATTACAGAACATTTCTTTAACTAAAGAAGATCCCCTTCAAAACTTGTGCTTAGCATCTCAGGAAGTTCTCCAAAAAGCCCAGCAGAGTGGTAGAGCCAAATGTCTCAAATGTGGAGGCTCAAGAATGTTCTACTGCTACACGTGTTATATTCCAGTTGAAACTGTCCCAGTTGAACAGATTCCATTTGTGAAG CTTCCATTGAAGATTGATATCATTAAACATCCTCATGAGACAGATGGCAAAAGTACTGCAGCACATGCTAAACTCTTAGCACCTGAAGATGTGAATCTTTACACATATCCTTGCATTCCAGAATATGAAGAAAGGAAGCATGAA ATTGTACTTGTTTTTCCTGGTCCCAATTCTGTCTCAATAGAAGATATTTCCCTTCATTTGCATAAACACAGTCCAAATAATGTTTTATGTAGTAGCGAAAATGACAGACCTGAAAAACTACCCAATAAGCGCCaaaaaatggaagtagaagaGAATGGAGATACAAAGGACAGCAGCAAGAGGGACAACACTCTGCTGAAGAAAGTTGTATTTATAGATAGTACCTGGAACCAGACTCACAAAATAATTGCTGATGAACGACTTCAAG gattGTTACAAGTTGAGTTGAAAACACGGAAAACTTGCTTTTGGCGCCATCAGAAAGGAAAACCAGATACTTTCCTTTCCACAATTGAAGCTATTTACTATTTTTTGGTAGATTACCACACtgctattttaaaagagaagtacaaaggaCAATATGACAACCTTATGTTTTTTTATTCGTTTATGTACCAATTGATTAAAAATGCCAAGAGTTCTGCAGGAAAGCAGCAAGAAAATAGTACTATTAATTTGTGa